In Schistocerca cancellata isolate TAMUIC-IGC-003103 chromosome 7, iqSchCanc2.1, whole genome shotgun sequence, a genomic segment contains:
- the LOC126092758 gene encoding sodium/potassium/calcium exchanger 1-like: protein MDQEDEKVAECLVNVVKIAKACQDLEEKAAESLMGAHKMGGEIEEEADEGLVDSTEIGPACGDEEEGAAKGLVNAARMEQTHQDLEKEVAESLMGAAKMGEACGEIEEGVDEGLVDAAEIDPACGDEEEGAAKGLVNAAKKEQAFQDLEEEAAESLMGAAEMDKDCEDEEEESAETLVNVAKMKHAPKDLEEDTAESLMGASKMEEVRVEMEEGAAESLWSQPSGAACTH from the coding sequence ATGGATCAAGAGGACGAGAAAGTAGCTGAGTGTCTCGTGAATGTAGTCAAGATAGCAAAAGCCTGTCAAGATTTAGAGGAGAAGGCAGCTGAGAGTCTCATGGGTGCTCACAAGATGGGTGGAGAGATTGAGGAAGAGGCAGATGAGGGTCTTGTGGATTCTACTGAGATTGGTCCAGCATGCGGagatgaggaggaaggggcagctAAGGGTCTCGTGAATGCTGCCAGGATGGAACAAACCCATCAAGACTTAGAGAAGGAGGTAGCTGAGAGTCTCATGGGAGCTGCCAAGATGGGTGAAGCGTGTGGAGAGATTGAGGAAGGAGTGGATGAGGGTCTTGTGGATGCTGCTGAGATTGACCCAGCatgtggagatgaggaggaaggggcagctAAGGGTCTCGTGAATGCTGCCAAGAAGGAACAAGCCTTtcaagatttagaggaggaggcagctgagagtcTCATGGGTGCTGCCGAGATGGACAAAGACTGTGAAGATGAGGAGGAAGAGTCTGCTGAGACTCTCGTGAATGTTGCCAAGATGAAACATGCCCCTAAAGATCTAGAAGAGGACACAGCCGAGAGTCTCATGGGTGCTTCCAAGATGGAGGAAGTCCGTGTAGAGATGGAGGAGGGGGCAGCTGAGAGTCTTTGGAGCCAACCCTCTGGCGCTGCATGCACCCACTGA